From Kangiella sp. TOML190, one genomic window encodes:
- a CDS encoding deoxyribodipyrimidine photo-lyase: MRPLQLVWLRQDLRINDNPALEQASKQGLVVCLYIETAKQHQAHDESVAKQSFRLACLQQLKSQLNQLNIPLIYRETDDFKSVAGVIEKLVEQHSIAALHFNREYPLNEKQRDDEVCELLKNKVSIQHYDGDLALEPSQLKTLQGQSYRVFTPYKKAWIKQFLMQGLSLARGPQTQKFDLSSVKQNDIALMDKHRNDLWPAGDLEALERLDSFEKKIPSYGNHRDFPSINGTSGLSPYLAVGAISVKQCIAKLMKKNIQHGDFSEDDMLSHVWLSELIWREFYRQILIDNCSTLSKHKPFKNKPENWIYGEIAVQRFEAWKNAKTGFPLIDAAMLQLKKTGWMHNRLRMLSAMFLTKLCLVDWRWGEKYFMQQLIDGDFASNNGGWQWCASTGADAAPYFRIMNPITQSKKFDQEGLFIKRFLPSLAELSPKEIHCPNAEQRQSCGYPQPIIDYPEARKEALRVLA; the protein is encoded by the coding sequence ATGAGGCCATTACAACTAGTCTGGTTGCGGCAGGATTTACGGATTAATGATAATCCTGCTTTAGAGCAAGCTTCGAAACAGGGGCTTGTGGTGTGTTTGTATATTGAAACGGCGAAACAACATCAGGCACATGATGAATCTGTGGCAAAGCAAAGCTTTCGCTTAGCCTGCTTACAGCAGTTAAAAAGCCAATTGAATCAGCTTAATATTCCACTGATCTATCGTGAGACAGATGATTTTAAGTCTGTTGCTGGGGTTATTGAAAAGTTAGTCGAACAACACTCGATAGCAGCGCTTCACTTTAATCGTGAATATCCTTTGAATGAAAAACAACGAGATGATGAAGTTTGTGAATTACTCAAGAATAAAGTCTCAATTCAGCACTATGATGGTGATTTAGCGCTAGAGCCCTCACAGTTGAAAACGTTACAAGGACAGTCTTATCGCGTTTTCACTCCCTACAAGAAAGCTTGGATAAAACAATTTTTGATGCAAGGGCTAAGCCTTGCTAGAGGGCCGCAGACTCAAAAATTTGATTTAAGCAGCGTCAAGCAAAACGACATAGCATTGATGGATAAGCATCGAAATGATTTGTGGCCAGCAGGTGATTTAGAAGCTTTAGAACGACTTGACTCATTTGAGAAAAAAATCCCATCTTATGGCAATCATCGAGACTTTCCGTCGATAAATGGCACTAGTGGCTTATCTCCTTATTTGGCAGTTGGTGCCATTTCAGTAAAACAGTGCATCGCTAAACTGATGAAAAAAAATATCCAGCATGGCGATTTTTCAGAAGACGATATGCTAAGCCATGTTTGGCTTTCTGAGTTAATATGGCGCGAGTTTTACCGGCAAATATTAATCGACAACTGTAGTACCCTTAGTAAGCATAAGCCTTTCAAAAACAAACCTGAAAATTGGATTTATGGTGAAATTGCTGTGCAGCGGTTTGAGGCATGGAAAAACGCTAAAACAGGATTTCCTCTTATCGACGCTGCTATGTTGCAACTCAAGAAAACAGGCTGGATGCACAATCGGTTGCGAATGTTAAGTGCCATGTTTTTGACCAAACTGTGCTTAGTCGACTGGCGTTGGGGAGAGAAATACTTTATGCAGCAGCTGATTGACGGTGACTTTGCTTCCAATAATGGTGGTTGGCAGTGGTGTGCCTCAACGGGTGCTGATGCCGCGCCTTACTTTCGGATTATGAATCCGATCACTCAATCCAAGAAGTTTGACCAAGAAGGGTTGTTTATTAAGAGGTTTCTACCTTCTCTTGCTGAGCTGAGTCCCAAAGAGATTCATTGTCCGAATGCGGAGCAACGGCAGTCCTGCGGTTATCCTCAACCAATTATTGATTACCCAGAGGCGCGCAAAGAAGCGTTAAGAGTGTTGGCATAA
- a CDS encoding DUF1722 domain-containing protein: protein MKKINIAISSCLAGNQVRYDGGHKRSKYCLDVMSDWFEYLPICPEMGVGMPTPRPPIRLVNQGDKITVKMVDDPSVDFTQELSGYAKAILPKIRDVSGYIVIRNSPSCGMERVKVYHENGNPSNISSSGIYTGELMRLRPELPIEEEGRLQDPKLRENFINRVFAYNEWQNSVLKSPSIKVLIDFHSRYKYLIMAHSYKAYKELGQLVANDGSKSLPKVIADYEMLLMTSLKKVASSKNHTNTLYHIFGYLKKDLSTEAKQEVINVIEQYRKGIVTLIVPITLLNHYMKQFGSDYINNQAYLNPHPIELGLRNYL from the coding sequence ATGAAAAAGATTAATATAGCAATCAGCTCCTGTTTGGCTGGCAATCAGGTTCGTTATGACGGTGGGCATAAGCGTTCAAAATATTGCCTTGATGTGATGAGTGATTGGTTTGAATACTTGCCTATCTGCCCCGAGATGGGGGTTGGTATGCCGACGCCAAGACCGCCAATACGTCTGGTTAATCAAGGTGATAAAATAACGGTGAAAATGGTAGATGATCCTAGTGTGGATTTCACTCAGGAGTTAAGTGGCTATGCCAAAGCAATACTACCTAAAATTCGTGATGTCAGTGGCTATATCGTGATACGAAATTCACCCAGTTGTGGCATGGAGCGAGTGAAGGTGTACCATGAAAACGGCAATCCTTCGAATATTTCATCAAGCGGGATCTACACTGGTGAATTAATGAGATTAAGACCTGAGTTGCCGATAGAAGAAGAGGGGCGTTTGCAAGATCCTAAACTTCGTGAAAATTTTATTAATCGAGTTTTTGCCTACAATGAATGGCAAAACAGTGTTCTAAAAAGTCCAAGTATTAAAGTATTAATTGATTTTCACAGCCGCTATAAATATCTAATCATGGCGCATAGCTACAAGGCCTATAAAGAATTAGGACAGCTGGTGGCGAACGATGGCTCAAAGAGTTTGCCTAAAGTAATAGCGGATTATGAAATGCTATTGATGACGAGTTTAAAAAAAGTGGCTTCATCAAAGAATCATACCAATACCTTGTATCATATTTTTGGCTATTTGAAAAAAGATCTAAGTACTGAAGCAAAGCAAGAGGTGATTAATGTTATTGAGCAATACCGTAAAGGCATTGTGACTTTGATAGTACCGATCACTTTGTTAAATCATTATATGAAGCAGTTTGGCAGTGATTATATTAATAATCAGGCATACCTGAATCCTCACCCAATAGAGTTAGGCTTAAGGAATTATTTATAG
- a CDS encoding DUF4397 domain-containing protein, with translation MSIKKLLLLFTSMLLFVGCDDDDDSFALIPPTPKTTIQVVHASQDSPLVNVQVNASTAISELDFAKASERIELDAATYSIQVDGLTPSGPVAVIGPVDLDLAANQLYTVVALDETANIEPIILTQSEAAPAAGQFTLQVLHAASNAPTVDIYLTAPGEDISSLVPTVTLAFKDSLSPTDIAAGDYQIRITATGAKDVVYDSGALTLTEGALLNLVAVTNTGPGTSPVNLLALSADGAATLYDAAKATDLRVFHLSPDAPAVDVVANDDFANPLLTNVAFPEFSDYLTLAADDYNVKVVPTGASTPAVIDADVSLTTGISYSVLAVNTLANIEPLILEDNRRSISTESQLRIIHGSPSAGLVDLYLVPPATDISMVDPNFSGVDFKQDTGYLSLAAGDYDVIVTAQGSKTPAIGPAAITLENNNIYTVIARDNVGGGVPLGVVLADDFAN, from the coding sequence ATGTCTATTAAAAAACTATTACTCTTATTTACTTCAATGCTCTTATTCGTTGGCTGCGATGACGACGATGATTCTTTCGCGTTGATCCCACCAACTCCGAAAACCACCATACAAGTTGTTCATGCCTCTCAAGATTCGCCATTGGTCAATGTTCAAGTCAATGCTAGCACTGCCATTAGCGAATTAGACTTTGCAAAAGCATCCGAACGCATCGAGCTTGATGCCGCGACTTACAGTATACAGGTTGATGGCTTAACGCCGTCTGGGCCAGTGGCTGTGATTGGTCCGGTTGACTTAGATCTAGCAGCTAATCAGCTATATACCGTAGTAGCGCTCGATGAAACTGCCAACATTGAGCCTATTATCTTAACCCAAAGCGAAGCAGCGCCCGCAGCAGGACAGTTTACGTTACAGGTTCTACATGCCGCTTCGAATGCACCTACCGTAGATATCTACCTTACCGCTCCTGGAGAAGATATTAGTAGCTTGGTACCAACGGTCACTTTAGCTTTTAAAGATTCTTTGTCGCCAACGGATATCGCTGCTGGTGATTACCAAATTCGGATCACAGCAACTGGCGCAAAAGATGTGGTTTATGACAGCGGCGCCTTAACACTTACCGAAGGTGCTTTGTTGAATCTTGTGGCAGTGACCAATACCGGTCCTGGCACTAGCCCAGTTAATTTGCTAGCCCTTTCGGCAGACGGCGCAGCAACTCTGTACGATGCAGCTAAGGCAACGGACTTAAGGGTGTTCCATTTGTCACCGGACGCGCCAGCGGTAGACGTCGTTGCTAACGACGATTTTGCAAACCCATTACTGACAAATGTGGCTTTCCCTGAATTTTCTGACTACTTAACCCTCGCTGCCGACGACTATAACGTCAAAGTTGTGCCCACTGGAGCGAGCACCCCTGCCGTGATTGATGCGGATGTTAGCCTAACAACTGGTATTAGCTATTCAGTCTTGGCCGTCAATACCTTAGCCAATATCGAACCATTAATATTGGAAGATAACCGTAGAAGCATATCAACCGAATCACAGCTCCGTATTATTCACGGTTCTCCGTCTGCTGGATTAGTTGATCTCTACTTGGTTCCGCCTGCCACTGATATCAGTATGGTCGATCCAAATTTTAGTGGCGTTGATTTTAAACAAGATACAGGCTATTTATCGCTGGCAGCAGGTGACTATGATGTGATTGTTACCGCTCAAGGCAGTAAAACACCGGCTATAGGTCCTGCCGCTATCACTCTCGAGAACAATAACATCTACACGGTTATTGCTCGTGATAATGTTGGCGGAGGGGTACCGCTTGGCGTTGTTTTAGCCGATGATTTTGCAAACTAA
- the greA gene encoding transcription elongation factor GreA yields MNRVPMTAKGAEALQAELEELKKVVRPRIVAAIAEAREHGDLKENAEYHAAREQQGFAEGRIQDIESKLGNAQIIDITKMTNNGKVIFGATVVLINLDDDSADEIQYQIVGDDEADLKSNKISVNSPIARGLIGKEEGEVANIQTPGGAVEYEIAAVLYI; encoded by the coding sequence ATGAATAGAGTACCCATGACAGCTAAAGGCGCCGAAGCTTTGCAGGCTGAATTAGAAGAGCTAAAAAAAGTGGTGCGCCCTAGAATTGTGGCAGCTATTGCCGAAGCTCGTGAACATGGTGACCTAAAAGAAAATGCCGAATATCATGCGGCACGTGAGCAACAAGGTTTTGCTGAAGGTCGCATTCAAGATATTGAAAGTAAACTCGGCAACGCGCAGATTATCGATATCACTAAAATGACCAACAACGGTAAAGTGATTTTTGGTGCCACTGTAGTGCTAATTAACTTAGACGATGACTCTGCTGATGAAATTCAGTATCAAATCGTCGGCGATGATGAAGCCGATCTGAAAAGTAATAAGATCTCAGTGAATTCTCCGATAGCTCGCGGCTTGATTGGCAAAGAAGAAGGAGAAGTTGCCAACATTCAAACTCCTGGCGGTGCGGTAGAGTACGAAATAGCCGCAGTGCTTTATATTTAA
- the carB gene encoding carbamoyl-phosphate synthase large subunit, whose protein sequence is MPKRTDIKSILILGAGPIIIGQACEFDYSGAQACKALKEEGFRVILVNSNPATIMTDPNMADATYIEPIHWEVVAKIIEKERPDAILPTMGGQTALNCALDLASRGVLEIYGVEMIGATREAIDKAEDRELFAKAMSKIGLDQPKQDVAHSMDDAWRVQKEVGFPCIIRPSFTMGGTGGGIAYNKEEFEEICARGLDLSPTSELLIDESLIGWKEYEMEVVRDKNDNCIIICSIENFDPMGVHTGDSITVAPAQTLTDKEYQIMRDASLAVLREIGVETGGSNVQFAVNPANGRMTIIEMNPRVSRSSALASKATGFPIAKIAAKLAVGYTLDELQNDITGGATPASFEPTIDYVVTKIPRFNFEKFPNSDATLTTQMKSVGEVMAIGRNFQESMQKALRGLEVGSAGFEPQVEADDEHLTDTLRQRLRIPGAERIWYVADAFRNGWSLEDVFEYTNIDRWFLVQIEELIAIEQSLEEMSLSELNATILRTLKRKGFSDKRLADIFAASEKEIRKLRKTLGVLPVYKRVDTCAAEFATSTAYMYSTYDEECEAQASEKDKIMILGGGPNRIGQGIEFDYCCVHAAFAMREDGYETIMVNCNPETVSTDYDTSDRLYFEPVTLEDVLSIVEVEKPKGVIVHYGGQTPLKLARDLEAAGVPIIGTSPDAIDRAEDRERFQRAIERLNLLQPPNRTARNLAEGVRLAEEIGYPLVVRPSYVLGGRAMEIVYNEEELRRYMNEAVSVSNESPVLLDRFLDDAIEVDVDAIFDGENILIGGVMEHIEQAGVHSGDSACSIPPFSLGQEVQDEMRRQMLVMAKELQVRGLMNAQFAIQGDKIFILEVNPRASRTVPFVSKATSTPLAKVAASVMAGKTLAETGFTQEIIPQYYSVKEPVFPFNKFPGSDPILTPEMKSTGEAMGVGKTFGDAFYKAKLGGGQAVPMSGRVIISVREADRSGLPAVAKSLVEQGFELLATGGTARTIRAAGIPCQRINKMFEGRPHIVDYIKNGEVDYIINTTEGKQAIADSYLIRRSALQHKIPYTTTLAGAVASCAAMKDHSRSEVSSVQELHTQVKKV, encoded by the coding sequence ATGCCAAAACGTACTGACATAAAAAGTATTTTGATTTTAGGTGCTGGCCCGATCATTATCGGTCAGGCCTGTGAGTTTGATTATTCGGGTGCGCAGGCCTGTAAAGCCTTAAAAGAAGAAGGCTTCCGAGTGATTCTGGTCAATTCCAACCCTGCGACCATTATGACCGATCCGAACATGGCCGATGCGACTTATATCGAGCCAATTCATTGGGAAGTGGTTGCTAAAATTATTGAAAAAGAAAGACCTGATGCTATCTTACCAACGATGGGCGGGCAGACGGCTCTGAACTGTGCTTTAGATCTGGCATCTCGCGGTGTGCTGGAAATTTATGGCGTCGAAATGATCGGGGCGACTCGCGAAGCGATTGATAAAGCCGAAGATAGAGAGTTATTTGCCAAGGCGATGTCAAAAATTGGTTTGGATCAGCCCAAACAAGACGTTGCTCACAGTATGGATGATGCCTGGCGGGTACAAAAAGAAGTTGGCTTTCCTTGTATTATTCGTCCTTCATTTACCATGGGCGGCACTGGCGGCGGTATCGCTTATAACAAAGAAGAATTTGAGGAGATTTGTGCGCGCGGTTTGGATTTATCTCCTACCAGCGAACTGTTAATCGACGAATCCTTAATCGGCTGGAAAGAGTATGAGATGGAAGTGGTTCGTGATAAAAACGACAACTGCATCATTATTTGCTCGATTGAAAACTTTGACCCCATGGGTGTACATACGGGCGATTCGATCACGGTTGCGCCTGCGCAAACCTTAACTGATAAAGAATACCAAATCATGCGCGACGCTTCCTTGGCAGTTTTGCGCGAGATTGGCGTTGAAACGGGCGGTTCTAACGTACAGTTTGCGGTTAATCCTGCTAATGGTCGTATGACCATTATCGAAATGAACCCACGGGTTTCGCGCTCTTCTGCCTTAGCCTCGAAAGCGACGGGTTTTCCAATTGCTAAAATCGCGGCCAAGTTGGCAGTAGGTTACACCTTGGATGAATTGCAAAATGATATTACCGGCGGTGCTACTCCTGCTTCCTTTGAGCCCACCATTGATTATGTAGTCACAAAAATTCCACGCTTTAACTTTGAAAAGTTCCCGAACTCGGATGCGACCTTAACCACTCAAATGAAGTCGGTGGGCGAAGTGATGGCGATTGGCCGTAATTTCCAAGAGTCGATGCAAAAAGCCTTACGTGGCTTAGAAGTGGGCTCGGCCGGATTTGAACCGCAAGTTGAAGCTGATGATGAACATTTAACGGATACTTTACGCCAGCGTTTACGGATCCCTGGTGCTGAGCGAATTTGGTATGTTGCGGATGCTTTTAGAAACGGTTGGAGTTTAGAAGACGTTTTTGAATATACCAATATCGATCGCTGGTTCTTGGTACAAATCGAAGAGCTGATTGCGATTGAACAATCCTTAGAAGAAATGTCGCTATCGGAACTCAACGCTACTATTTTGCGCACGCTAAAACGCAAAGGATTTTCCGATAAACGTTTGGCGGATATTTTCGCAGCCAGTGAAAAAGAAATTCGTAAATTGCGTAAAACATTAGGCGTCTTGCCAGTTTATAAACGAGTTGATACCTGTGCTGCGGAATTTGCTACTTCTACCGCTTATATGTATTCCACTTATGATGAGGAATGCGAAGCACAAGCTAGCGAGAAAGATAAAATCATGATCTTAGGCGGTGGCCCAAACCGAATCGGCCAAGGTATTGAGTTTGATTATTGCTGTGTGCATGCTGCTTTTGCTATGCGCGAAGATGGTTATGAAACTATCATGGTTAACTGTAACCCAGAAACGGTTTCGACGGATTATGATACTTCCGATCGATTGTATTTCGAACCCGTAACGCTGGAAGATGTGTTGTCGATTGTGGAAGTGGAAAAGCCCAAAGGGGTAATTGTTCATTACGGCGGTCAAACACCATTAAAATTAGCGCGTGATCTTGAGGCTGCTGGTGTGCCGATTATCGGTACTTCACCGGACGCGATTGATCGAGCGGAAGATCGTGAGCGCTTTCAGCGTGCCATTGAGCGCCTGAATTTATTGCAGCCACCAAACCGAACTGCGCGTAACCTTGCTGAGGGCGTCAGATTAGCCGAAGAAATTGGTTATCCGCTGGTGGTTCGTCCGTCTTATGTATTGGGTGGGCGTGCGATGGAAATCGTTTACAACGAGGAAGAACTTCGCCGCTACATGAACGAAGCGGTAAGTGTTTCTAATGAATCGCCAGTCTTGTTGGATCGTTTCTTAGACGATGCTATCGAGGTGGATGTGGATGCTATTTTCGACGGCGAGAACATCCTGATTGGTGGGGTTATGGAGCATATCGAACAAGCGGGTGTTCACTCGGGTGATTCAGCCTGTTCGATTCCACCTTTTAGCTTAGGCCAAGAAGTGCAAGACGAGATGCGTCGCCAAATGTTGGTGATGGCTAAAGAATTGCAAGTGCGCGGCTTGATGAATGCTCAGTTTGCGATTCAAGGCGATAAGATCTTTATTTTAGAGGTTAATCCTCGCGCTTCGCGTACCGTTCCGTTTGTTTCGAAAGCCACCAGTACGCCGTTAGCTAAAGTGGCAGCGAGTGTGATGGCTGGAAAAACTTTGGCAGAAACCGGCTTCACCCAAGAAATTATTCCACAGTATTATTCGGTTAAAGAGCCGGTGTTCCCTTTCAATAAATTCCCAGGTTCCGATCCAATCTTAACGCCGGAAATGAAGTCTACTGGTGAAGCGATGGGGGTTGGCAAAACCTTTGGCGATGCTTTTTACAAAGCTAAGTTAGGTGGTGGACAGGCGGTGCCGATGTCGGGCCGTGTGATTATTAGTGTGCGTGAAGCCGATCGCTCAGGTTTACCCGCGGTTGCTAAGTCTTTGGTTGAACAAGGTTTTGAGCTGTTAGCTACTGGCGGTACGGCTAGAACCATTCGCGCCGCGGGAATTCCTTGTCAGCGCATAAACAAAATGTTTGAAGGTCGTCCGCACATTGTTGATTACATTAAAAACGGTGAAGTGGATTACATTATCAATACCACCGAAGGCAAGCAAGCGATCGCTGACTCTTATTTGATTCGTCGTAGCGCTTTGCAACACAAGATCCCGTATACCACAACTTTAGCGGGTGCGGTGGCTTCTTGTGCCGCCATGAAAGATCATTCGCGCAGCGAGGTGAGCTCGGTGCAAGAGTTGCATACACAGGTTAAAAAAGTATGA
- the carA gene encoding glutamine-hydrolyzing carbamoyl-phosphate synthase small subunit: protein MSAPQPFQELQPAILVLEDGSIFRGTSIGCDGHAVGEVVFNTAMTGYQEILTDPSYAKQMVTLTYPHIGNVGTNTEDEESSQVWAEALIIRDLPLLQSNFRSEETLSEYLKRHNKVAIADIDTRRLTRILRDKGAQNGCLMAGADVADLSEDKALELAKQFPGLKGMDLAKEVCTKETYQWDSASWQLGKGHDKLEDKKFKVVAYDYGVKRNILRMLVDRGCELTVVPAQTPASEVLAMQPDGVFLSNGPGDPEPCDYAIEAITEIVETGTPTFGICLGHQLLALASGAKTIKMKFGHHGANHPVQNLDDKTVLITSQNHGFAADEDTLPSNLRATHRSLFDGSLQGIHRTDFPAFSFQGHPEASPGPHDAAPLFDHFIKLMTEHKA, encoded by the coding sequence TTGTCAGCACCACAGCCTTTTCAAGAGCTTCAGCCCGCCATTCTAGTCCTTGAGGATGGTAGTATTTTCCGTGGTACTTCAATTGGTTGTGATGGTCACGCCGTCGGCGAAGTCGTTTTTAATACGGCCATGACTGGCTATCAAGAAATCCTGACCGATCCTTCTTACGCTAAGCAAATGGTGACTTTGACTTATCCGCACATTGGTAACGTGGGTACCAATACTGAAGATGAAGAGTCAAGCCAGGTTTGGGCAGAAGCTTTGATCATTCGTGATTTGCCGCTGCTGCAAAGCAACTTCCGCTCCGAGGAAACTTTAAGCGAATACTTAAAGCGCCATAATAAAGTCGCAATTGCCGATATTGATACTCGTCGTTTGACTCGAATTCTAAGAGACAAGGGCGCACAAAACGGCTGCTTGATGGCAGGCGCTGATGTCGCGGATCTCAGCGAGGACAAGGCTTTAGAATTAGCCAAGCAGTTCCCTGGTTTAAAGGGCATGGATTTAGCTAAAGAAGTATGTACCAAAGAAACTTACCAATGGGATTCGGCTTCTTGGCAACTGGGCAAAGGCCATGACAAGCTTGAAGATAAGAAATTCAAAGTGGTTGCTTACGATTATGGCGTCAAGCGTAATATTTTACGAATGCTTGTTGATCGCGGTTGCGAGTTAACGGTGGTTCCAGCGCAAACGCCAGCGAGCGAAGTGTTAGCCATGCAGCCTGATGGGGTTTTTCTGTCCAATGGCCCTGGCGATCCGGAGCCTTGCGATTATGCTATCGAAGCGATCACCGAGATCGTTGAAACTGGTACCCCAACTTTTGGTATCTGTTTAGGCCATCAACTGTTAGCGCTAGCCAGTGGCGCCAAAACTATTAAGATGAAATTTGGCCATCATGGTGCTAACCATCCGGTACAAAACCTCGATGATAAAACCGTATTAATCACCAGCCAAAACCACGGCTTCGCAGCGGATGAAGATACCTTGCCAAGTAATTTACGCGCAACTCACCGGTCTTTATTTGATGGCTCTTTGCAGGGCATTCATCGCACCGACTTCCCAGCGTTTAGCTTTCAAGGTCATCCTGAAGCAAGCCCGGGCCCACACGATGCAGCACCATTATTCGACCATTTCATCAAGCTAATGACTGAACACAAAGCATAG
- the dapB gene encoding 4-hydroxy-tetrahydrodipicolinate reductase has protein sequence MTIALIINAATGRMGKELVASAVSDADVKVSGALARPNHPLQGTDIGYLIGANPQGTHITDDLSAALDSDLAGQQLLIDFSLPDYSLACLRMALKSKTPMVIGTTGFSSEQQLEIEAAAQQIPIMQASNYSLGVNTLIQLAVEATRILGKQADIEIFEAHHKHKIDAPSGTALSIGEAIASSQGKKLDEIKTLQRAGERTEGEIGFSVMRAGEIVGTHEVTFALDGELMSIKHQAQSRQCFAQGAIQAAKWLFQQDLQGEKGLFSLQDMLADLKK, from the coding sequence ATGACCATTGCTTTAATTATAAATGCGGCTACTGGTCGTATGGGGAAGGAATTAGTGGCTTCCGCGGTGAGCGATGCGGATGTTAAAGTTTCCGGTGCTTTAGCGCGGCCTAACCATCCGTTGCAAGGTACCGATATTGGCTATTTGATTGGCGCTAACCCGCAAGGCACTCACATTACTGATGACTTGTCAGCAGCGCTTGATAGCGACTTAGCTGGTCAGCAGCTATTAATTGATTTTAGCCTGCCCGATTATTCGCTAGCGTGCCTTCGAATGGCTTTAAAATCGAAAACCCCAATGGTGATAGGCACTACGGGTTTCAGCTCTGAGCAACAATTAGAAATTGAAGCAGCTGCCCAGCAAATCCCGATCATGCAAGCTTCGAATTACAGCTTGGGTGTCAATACGCTGATTCAGCTGGCTGTCGAAGCGACACGAATCTTAGGTAAGCAAGCCGATATTGAGATCTTTGAAGCACACCATAAGCATAAAATCGACGCACCTTCTGGCACCGCCTTGTCTATCGGTGAAGCTATTGCCAGCTCTCAGGGTAAAAAACTAGACGAGATTAAAACTTTGCAGCGTGCAGGTGAACGAACCGAGGGAGAGATTGGTTTTTCGGTAATGCGGGCAGGTGAAATTGTTGGGACTCATGAAGTAACTTTTGCGTTAGATGGTGAGTTGATGAGCATTAAACATCAAGCCCAATCAAGGCAATGCTTTGCTCAGGGCGCCATTCAAGCGGCTAAGTGGCTATTTCAGCAAGATCTGCAAGGCGAAAAAGGGTTATTTTCCTTACAAGACATGTTGGCTGACCTGAAAAAGTGA
- a CDS encoding GNAT family N-acetyltransferase: MSKQVQILSRAYKASDQAACLAIFRSNIGLYFGAEEIQDYQEFLLNQVEDNHYLVLYLAQDPAAILACGGFGELEEKIFLRWGMVDQAAHKQGLGLQLLAHRLAAVNSALGQREVYIDTSQQVQGFYEKYGFKAISVIKDGFAPQIDKVRMQFSDWDQAFIQSV; encoded by the coding sequence GTGAGTAAACAAGTTCAAATCCTAAGTCGGGCTTATAAGGCTTCCGACCAAGCCGCATGTTTAGCTATTTTTCGATCTAATATTGGCCTTTATTTTGGAGCTGAAGAAATTCAAGATTACCAAGAGTTTTTATTGAATCAGGTCGAGGATAATCACTATTTGGTGCTGTATTTAGCGCAAGATCCCGCAGCGATTCTAGCCTGTGGCGGTTTTGGTGAATTGGAGGAGAAAATATTTTTGCGCTGGGGAATGGTCGACCAAGCGGCGCACAAGCAAGGGCTAGGCTTGCAGTTGTTAGCGCATCGATTAGCTGCAGTAAATTCCGCTTTGGGACAGCGCGAGGTTTATATAGATACTTCGCAGCAGGTTCAAGGCTTTTATGAAAAGTACGGTTTTAAGGCGATTTCGGTGATAAAAGACGGTTTCGCTCCGCAAATTGATAAAGTTCGAATGCAGTTTAGTGATTGGGATCAAGCATTTATCCAGTCTGTATGA
- a CDS encoding arylesterase: protein MISSLVKKLPVVIVFLLISCADNNLRTLSLNKSILTFGDSLTAGVGAAEYEAYPAQLEKLIGFKVINAGISGETTQEGLTRLAAVLDQHNPQLVVLLEGGNDILRNYNLVQTKQNLAQMIEEIQSRNIQLILLGVPEKNIFSDSAPLYRELAEQYHLVFDGEIISDLIKNKKYKSDSVHFNGLGYQKLAQRIAEILEDNGALE, encoded by the coding sequence TTGATCAGTAGTCTAGTAAAAAAGTTGCCGGTAGTTATTGTCTTTCTGCTAATTAGTTGTGCAGACAATAACCTTAGAACGCTGTCGTTAAATAAATCAATTCTCACCTTCGGCGATAGTTTAACTGCGGGTGTAGGTGCTGCGGAATATGAGGCTTATCCTGCGCAGCTTGAGAAATTAATTGGTTTTAAAGTTATCAATGCCGGCATTTCGGGCGAAACCACTCAGGAAGGTTTAACCCGCTTGGCAGCAGTGCTCGATCAACATAATCCTCAGTTAGTGGTTTTGTTAGAAGGCGGCAACGATATTCTGCGTAATTACAACCTTGTGCAAACCAAGCAGAATTTAGCTCAGATGATCGAAGAAATTCAGTCGCGCAATATTCAGCTTATCTTATTGGGCGTGCCTGAAAAAAATATTTTCTCAGATTCAGCGCCTTTATACCGAGAGTTGGCTGAGCAGTACCATCTGGTATTTGATGGTGAAATCATTTCAGATCTGATTAAAAACAAAAAGTATAAGTCGGACTCGGTTCATTTTAATGGCTTGGGTTACCAAAAGTTGGCGCAACGAATTGCTGAGATTCTTGAAGATAATGGTGCGCTTGAGTGA